AAGTTAATGGATCTGATAGTAAAAGTTAACGAAACCGGTGGCAGGATCGTCCTGATGTGTGCTGAAAAAAGTCCCAAGGGATGCCACAGGCATTATCTGTCCAATAAGCTTGAAGAAAATAGTATTGAGGTCATCCACCTGGTCGAACCGGGGCAGATGAGCCTTTTCAAATTCTGTGAATAAATTTCTGTTTACATTGCACGCAGGCGCCTGATACGCTCCTCTGTTTCGGGGTGGGTCCTGAAAAGGCTCATCAGAGTTTTTCCTTTCAAGGGATTCACGATGAACATATGTGCGGTACTTTCCGATGCCTGCACGTCTCCTCTTCTTTCCCTGTAGTTCGAAGAGCCATATTCAAGTTTTTCCAGCGCACTTGCAAGTGCCCATGGTTTTTGTGATATGCGTGCACCGCCCTCATCTGCTGCGAATTCCCTGGACCTTGAGATGGCCAGCTGGATTACCGTTGCTGCAATAGGTGCAACTATGGCGAGTGCAATGAATCCGATTATATTGTTTCCTTCATCATCATTTCCGCCAAATCCTCCGAAGATGGCAGCCCATTGAACCCAGTGGGCTATCATTGTGATAACACCGGCTATGGTCGCAGCGACTGCACTTATGAGTGTGTCACGGTTCTTTACGTGCGCAAGCTCGTGAGCAAGTACTCCTTCAAGCTCTTCTGAGCTCAGGAGGTTCATTATGCCTGTGGTTGCTGCAACTGCTGCATGCTGTGGATCTCTGCCGGTTGCAAATGCGTTCGGCATGGATGTATTAACTATGTATACCTTTGGCATGGGAAGGTTTGCACGCATTGCAAGTTTCTGCACAATGCCATACAACTCCGGCTGCTCCGAAGCTGTGACTTCCTGAGCACGGTACATTTTGAGTACTATCTTGTCACTGTACCAGTAACTGCCAAAGTTCAGAACAATCGCAAATAAAAATGCGATTATCATTCCTGACACCCCGCCTACAAGGCGTCCGACCAATATCAGTAAGCCTGTAAGGGATGCAAGAAGAATTGTGGTTTTTAACATATTCCCCATTATTTACCTCGTAGAGATATTTTTTCAAATCTGTAATGAGCAATAGCTGATTGTTTGTTGTTCTATATAAAAGCTTCTATATATTTTGTCAGCTTGTCACAAGAGTAAGCAAAAAAGGAGAGAGACATGAAAAGTTTTTTTCATATCTCTTCAACGGATATTTCCTCTCCCTGATCCATATCGTTGATCAGATTTTCAATCTCTTCCATCTCTGCTTCAAGATCCTGGATCTCTGAATCGGTGACCCCCACCATTTCATTATTTAACGTCTCATCAGCAACTGAGACATCCGGGTTATCCTCGTTTTCCGAAACAGTTGAAACGTTTCCATCATCTGTTGATGTGCTGTCCGTACAACCTGATACAATCAGTCCCAGGGCCAGA
The window above is part of the Methanolobus zinderi genome. Proteins encoded here:
- the htpX gene encoding zinc metalloprotease HtpX, which codes for MGNMLKTTILLASLTGLLILVGRLVGGVSGMIIAFLFAIVLNFGSYWYSDKIVLKMYRAQEVTASEQPELYGIVQKLAMRANLPMPKVYIVNTSMPNAFATGRDPQHAAVAATTGIMNLLSSEELEGVLAHELAHVKNRDTLISAVAATIAGVITMIAHWVQWAAIFGGFGGNDDEGNNIIGFIALAIVAPIAATVIQLAISRSREFAADEGGARISQKPWALASALEKLEYGSSNYRERRGDVQASESTAHMFIVNPLKGKTLMSLFRTHPETEERIRRLRAM